The Comamonas sp. lk genome contains the following window.
GTTTCGCATGTTCGAGCAGCCTGAGAAAAGCTATTCCTGGTGGGATTACCGCATGCTGGGCTTTCAGAAAAACCGTGGCCTGCGTATCGACCACATACTGGTCAGCGAGGCACTCAAGAGCAGCGTCAGTGCCTGCACCGTGGATCGCGCGCCGCGCAAGAATCAGCAACCCAGCGACCATGCGCCCGTGGTTCTGACTTTGGGCTAAGCGCCAATCAAATCAGGGCTGGGTCCGTAAAAGACCTGGCCCTGAAAGAGTAGCTGCAATCTATGCTGATCAGGCTGCACCACTATCCATCCACTGAATCGCCGTGATGTGTCCGCGCAGGGTGAGCATATGGCGCTTGAGCTGGTGCGCCAGCTTCAAAGATACAGCATCCAGAGAAATCGCAAGATAGCTATTGAACCATGTCTGAAGGCTGCGCTGGATATCGCTGACGGATTCATCCTGCAAAAAGAGGGCGTCACGCCAGACATCCTGCAGCATCTCCAGGCTGGCAGGCCGCTTTTTTTCACTGTGCACATGCTGCTGCAATGCTTGCGCTGGCAGGATCTGCTTGAGCTCCTCCAGCAGACCCTGCATTTCCAGCTGAATGCGTTGCAAGGTCTGGCCCATGGCCTTGTTGTGCTTGGCACCTCGATAGCTGATCACGGCCTCAAGCGTTTGGCGGCCCGCCATGTAAACCGCCAGCAACAAGGCCAGGACCTGAGGCTGCAAATCCGAGTCCTTTCTGCTGGGCATCGTTTTCGGGCACAAAGCCTGCATCCAAGCGGCCCTGGCCGCATCGCGCGCCTGGCCCCAGGTCAAAAAGCTGGCGCTCACCCGCTGGTTCCATTGCACACTCAGCTGGGCATCTTGCGCAGCAAAGGCCAGGGAGGCCATGGTGGGGGTGTTCAATATGGAGCGGTCAAGCTGCTGAGCGGCATGCCAGCCCAAAGCATAGGCCGGCTGATATTGGTCATAGCCACGGCCGGCCACAAAATAAGGCTCAGAGAGATAGCGCTCGCGCCAGAACAGCTCTTGCGCTGCAGGAAGCTGGGCTTGCTCCCAGCCGCCATCATCCCCCCCCCGTCCGGACCGGGCCGAGGGCGCATCGAATGGCAGGAAAGAAAACATGCGACGAGCCAGCAAATCACAACCCCCCATCAAAGACCGGTTGATGGCAGATTATTGTGCGGTCGGCAAAAAGTGGAAGTCGGCGCGGCCAACGGCTTTCTGTAGGAAAGCAGGCCGTATGTTTCAAATCTAACAATCAGAAACATTCGGCCTTGGCAGCACTCACAAAGAGCAGAATTCAGGGCCTATCACCTCTGAGCCCAAGTCGATTGCAGCCCGAAATCAATCGAAACTCTCGTCGTCCAGTCCCAGTTCCTGCAATTTTCGGGTGATGGTGTTTCGGCCTATTCCCAGTCGGCTGGCGGCTTCTACCCTGCGGCCATGTGTGGCCACCAGAGCAGTTCGCAGCAACTGGGCTTCAAACTGCTGGGAAAGCTGATCCCAGACATCGTTATGGCCCTGGGCGAGCAATTGCTGGGCGTGCTTGCCCAGATCCTGCAACCAGCCTGCGTCTGCGGTGCTGCTTTGCACAGCACTCATTGCGCTGGTTTCAGCCAAGGCTGCCACCGGCTGAGCGGCTTGCGCGACCGGGCTTTCAGGCAAGGCCACCAGCACCGTGCTCACGGCTCCCATGGCAGGCAAAGGCTGGCCTCCCAGCACCTCGGGCGGCAAATCCTTGAGGGCGATTTGCTGCGCGGGAGCCATGACGGTGAGCCAGTGGCAGATATTCTCGAGCTGGCGCACATTACCCGGGAAGTCGAAAGCCTGCAGGCGGTGCAAGGCCATGGTGCCCATGCGCTTGGGTTCCACCCCCAGTTGCTTGGCACTTTGCTGCAGAAAATGCTGGGTGAGCATGGGAACATCCTCGCGGCGTTCACGCAAAGCCGGCAGGCGCAGGCGGATCACGTTCAGACGGTGGAACAAGTCCTCACGAAACACGCCATCCTTGACGCGCAGCTCCAGATCCTGGTGGGTGGCCGCAATCACCCGCACATGGGCTTTGACGGCCTGGTGCCCGCCCACGCGATAGAAATGCCCGTCGGAGAGCACACGCAGCAAGCGGGTTTGCAACTCGAACGGCATGTCGCCGATTTCATCAAGAAACAGCGTGCCGCCTTCCGCTTGTTCGAAGCGGCCGCGGCGCTGGGTCTGCGCGCCGGTAAAAGCGCCACGCTCATGGCCGAAGAGCTCGGACTCCAGCAAATCCTTGGGGATTGCAGCCGTATTGATAGCTACAAACGGGCCACCCGAGACGGGAGAATGCTTGTGCAGTGCTCGGGCCACCAGCTCCTTGCCTGAACCCGATTCACCGGTGATCAGCACCGTGACCTGGCTTTGACTCAGGCGCCCGATAGCGCGAAACACATCCTGCATGGCCGGAGCCTGACCCAGCATCTCCGCCTGCAGCGGCGCCTGGACTTCCGCTTCTTCCTCGCGCTGGCTTTCCTCCACCGCACGACGGATCAGCTCCACCGCCTTGGGCACATCAAAAGGCTTGGGCAGGTACTCAAACGCACCACGCTGAAAGGCCGAGACGGCGCTGTCCAGATCGGAGTAGGCCGTCATGATGATCATGGGCAATCCCGGCTGCTGCGCCCTCACCTGCTCCAACAACTCAAGACCAGAGCCGCCGGGCATGCGGATATCGCTGACCAGCACCTGGGGGGGCTGGCGTGCGGGGTCACTGCTGTCGGTATCGGCCAGGGCCTTGAGCACATCCCGCGTCTGGGTGAAGCTGCGAATGGGCCAGCCTTCGCGGCCCAGCGCTTTTTCAAGCACAAAGCGGATGGAAGGGTCGTCGTCCACAATCCAGATCGGCTTCATTGCTGCTTATCCCTTCCCGTTTTTTGCTATGTTGGCAGATGCCTGAACCCGGAGCTCAGGGCAGCGGAATCAGTATTCTGAAATCCGTGCGTCCAGGCTGGCTTTCGCATTCGATCAGACCATGGTGACGCTGAACAAAGGTTTGAGCCAGTGTCAAACCCAGGCCGGAGCCGCCATCGCGGCCCGATACCAAGGGGTAGAAAATCCGCTCCTTGATGGCATCGGGCACACCTGATCCGTTGTCGATCACATGCAATTCCAATGCCAGTCTGTAACGCTGACGCCCCAAGGTCACCTGCCTGGCCACCCGTGTTCTCAGAATAATCTCGCCATCGCCTTGTGCGATGCGCAAACTCAGCGCCTGGGCCGCATTCTGGACAATGTTGAGCACCGCCTGAATGAGCTGGGCGCTGTCGCCCCGGAATTCAGGAATGGAGATGTCGTAATCGCG
Protein-coding sequences here:
- the ntrC gene encoding nitrogen regulation protein NR(I), with translation MKPIWIVDDDPSIRFVLEKALGREGWPIRSFTQTRDVLKALADTDSSDPARQPPQVLVSDIRMPGGSGLELLEQVRAQQPGLPMIIMTAYSDLDSAVSAFQRGAFEYLPKPFDVPKAVELIRRAVEESQREEEAEVQAPLQAEMLGQAPAMQDVFRAIGRLSQSQVTVLITGESGSGKELVARALHKHSPVSGGPFVAINTAAIPKDLLESELFGHERGAFTGAQTQRRGRFEQAEGGTLFLDEIGDMPFELQTRLLRVLSDGHFYRVGGHQAVKAHVRVIAATHQDLELRVKDGVFREDLFHRLNVIRLRLPALRERREDVPMLTQHFLQQSAKQLGVEPKRMGTMALHRLQAFDFPGNVRQLENICHWLTVMAPAQQIALKDLPPEVLGGQPLPAMGAVSTVLVALPESPVAQAAQPVAALAETSAMSAVQSSTADAGWLQDLGKHAQQLLAQGHNDVWDQLSQQFEAQLLRTALVATHGRRVEAASRLGIGRNTITRKLQELGLDDESFD